In Chloroflexota bacterium, a single window of DNA contains:
- a CDS encoding 4Fe-4S binding protein, with product MIVAGIDIGSRAAKAVVMNDGSIVSSVICDTGPESVKTSQMTMARVLDGTGLSLNNVEYVVATGYGRVLVPFANENISEISCHARGITWYFPEVRTILDMGGQDCKAINCDADGRVNNFIMNDKCAGGTGRFLEMIAEVLNIPLEKIGETALRSQQAIPFNTICAVFAKSEAIAYLRKGVSKEDILAGLNEAIATRCLNLLKRVSIEKEFTITGGIAKNRGMVAQLREKVGFEPLLCEDPQIIGALGAALFAKDRCQGKTATVEAKVQYGYTDGTGNYFITIDNGRCDGCGECAPACPSNIIEVAADEGGQLKARVKEEARKKLAMLCPGHKECFGKLGLNCHRACTRDAISHTW from the coding sequence ATGATAGTGGCTGGAATTGATATCGGGTCGCGGGCCGCTAAAGCGGTGGTGATGAATGACGGCAGCATCGTATCATCGGTGATATGCGATACCGGTCCGGAGAGCGTCAAGACCTCGCAGATGACTATGGCCAGAGTGCTGGACGGCACAGGTTTATCTCTAAATAACGTGGAATACGTGGTGGCCACAGGCTACGGGAGGGTGCTGGTGCCTTTTGCCAACGAGAACATCTCCGAGATAAGCTGCCACGCCCGCGGCATCACCTGGTATTTCCCTGAGGTCAGAACCATTCTCGATATGGGCGGACAGGACTGCAAGGCGATAAATTGCGATGCTGACGGTCGGGTGAACAACTTCATCATGAACGATAAATGCGCTGGTGGCACCGGGCGCTTCCTGGAGATGATTGCTGAAGTGCTCAACATTCCTCTGGAGAAAATCGGCGAAACTGCGCTCAGGTCGCAACAGGCCATACCTTTCAATACTATATGCGCCGTCTTCGCCAAGTCGGAAGCCATCGCCTATCTGCGCAAGGGAGTGAGCAAAGAAGATATTCTGGCCGGACTGAATGAGGCCATCGCCACGCGCTGTCTCAACCTGCTCAAGCGGGTCTCCATCGAAAAAGAGTTCACCATCACCGGTGGCATCGCCAAGAACAGGGGAATGGTGGCACAGTTGAGGGAAAAGGTTGGATTTGAGCCACTGCTCTGCGAGGACCCGCAGATAATCGGCGCGCTGGGGGCGGCGCTTTTTGCCAAAGATAGATGTCAGGGCAAGACAGCAACCGTGGAAGCCAAAGTGCAGTACGGTTACACCGACGGCACGGGAAACTATTTCATCACCATCGATAACGGCCGCTGCGACGGCTGCGGTGAATGCGCGCCGGCGTGCCCTTCCAATATTATTGAAGTGGCCGCAGATGAAGGTGGGCAATTGAAGGCCAGGGTGAAGGAAGAGGCCAGAAAGAAACTGGCCATGCTGTGCCCGGGACATAAGGAATGTTTTGGCAAACTCGGACTTAACTGCCATAGGGCATGTACCAGGGATGCCATAAGCCATACCTGGTGA
- the plsX gene encoding phosphate acyltransferase PlsX, producing the protein MGGKIRVAVDGMGGDFAPTEIVGGAVQAARDLDVEIIMVGPKADIETELAKHDVADLPIRLVEATEVIEDGEQPAIAVMRKPNSSMAVAARLVKEGEADAMVSAGATGAVMVCALQYIGALPGIERPVVGGPFLGLSPKTVLLDLGANVGCQPYQMVNFAVAGSVYARSFLGVENPTIGLLNVGAEEGKGTDFTREAYDLLKQSKLNFIGNVEGMDIISGKANVIVCDGFVGNILLKFCEGLGRAIKRWLDEGMKEKLASDELEKMTGTLYRLMSPGVVLGGGPLWGVDGVAAVAHGASRAPQIAGTIRQAKTAVESGFIETLRTELEKVQKTLSG; encoded by the coding sequence ATGGGTGGAAAAATAAGGGTTGCCGTTGACGGGATGGGCGGTGACTTTGCGCCGACGGAGATAGTCGGCGGCGCTGTTCAGGCGGCGCGCGACCTTGACGTGGAGATAATCATGGTCGGGCCAAAGGCTGACATTGAAACGGAGCTGGCGAAGCACGATGTGGCCGATTTACCGATTCGCCTAGTTGAGGCAACCGAGGTGATTGAAGACGGCGAACAGCCGGCTATTGCCGTGATGCGCAAGCCCAACAGCTCCATGGCGGTGGCGGCCCGCCTGGTCAAAGAGGGTGAAGCCGATGCCATGGTCAGCGCCGGGGCTACCGGCGCGGTTATGGTGTGTGCTTTACAGTACATAGGGGCATTGCCCGGCATCGAACGGCCGGTGGTAGGTGGCCCATTCCTCGGCCTGTCGCCCAAGACGGTATTGCTCGATTTAGGCGCCAACGTGGGCTGCCAGCCGTATCAGATGGTCAATTTCGCCGTTGCCGGCAGCGTATATGCGCGGAGTTTTCTGGGGGTAGAAAATCCGACCATTGGCCTTCTCAATGTCGGTGCCGAAGAGGGTAAAGGCACGGACTTTACCAGGGAGGCATATGACCTGCTGAAACAGAGCAAGCTGAACTTTATCGGCAATGTGGAAGGCATGGATATCATTTCTGGCAAAGCCAACGTCATCGTTTGCGACGGCTTTGTGGGCAATATACTGCTGAAGTTCTGCGAGGGGCTGGGGCGGGCAATCAAACGCTGGCTTGATGAGGGGATGAAAGAGAAATTGGCATCGGATGAACTGGAAAAGATGACCGGCACGCTCTACCGGTTGATGAGCCCGGGGGTAGTGCTGGGTGGCGGTCCGTTGTGGGGTGTAGATGGGGTGGCGGCGGTGGCTCACGGCGCCAGCCGGGCACCGCAGATTGCCGGCACCATAAGGCAGGCGAAAACTGCTGTGGAGAGCGGATTCATCGAAACGCTCCGTACCGAACTGGAAAAAGTGCAGAAAACGCTGTCGGGATAA
- a CDS encoding 2-hydroxyglutaryl-CoA dehydratase, with protein sequence MKALGVDIGSLTTKAVILDGDHIIASSVIATGDEAEQSARSAVAEVLKQTGLKPDNDVFIVSTGVGGKDSSLSQQSKSLTTCLARGIYRLFPSVRMSIDMGAESSTVIKINERGRLNDWVNQDKCAAGTGIFLQQMAKLMQMPLEEMAALAFQAKGRAEITNTCAVFAESEVISHVHREPPTPKEDIVAGIYYSVISRIISLCKRIGIERDVAVTGGVAMNGGLVKILEDELGFRVMVPEKPQLVAALGAAVVAQESIDKGMNR encoded by the coding sequence ATGAAAGCTCTGGGTGTAGATATCGGTAGCCTGACCACGAAAGCGGTCATTCTGGACGGCGACCATATTATCGCCTCAAGTGTGATCGCAACCGGTGATGAGGCCGAGCAGAGCGCCAGGTCCGCTGTTGCTGAAGTGCTCAAGCAGACTGGACTCAAGCCGGATAACGATGTTTTCATTGTCTCCACGGGCGTTGGTGGCAAGGACAGCTCGCTGAGTCAGCAGTCCAAATCGCTTACCACCTGCCTTGCCCGTGGCATTTATCGTCTCTTTCCGTCCGTTCGTATGTCAATCGATATGGGCGCCGAGAGCAGCACGGTAATCAAGATTAACGAGCGCGGGCGCCTTAACGACTGGGTGAATCAGGACAAGTGCGCGGCCGGCACCGGCATCTTTTTGCAGCAGATGGCCAAACTGATGCAGATGCCGCTGGAGGAGATGGCAGCGCTGGCCTTTCAGGCAAAAGGAAGAGCCGAGATTACCAACACCTGCGCCGTTTTCGCTGAGTCTGAGGTAATCTCTCACGTCCATCGCGAGCCGCCCACGCCGAAGGAAGATATTGTCGCTGGTATTTACTATTCCGTGATAAGCCGTATCATCTCGCTGTGTAAACGTATCGGCATCGAGCGCGATGTAGCCGTTACCGGCGGCGTGGCGATGAACGGCGGATTGGTTAAAATTCTGGAGGACGAGCTCGGCTTCCGTGTCATGGTGCCGGAAAAACCGCAGCTGGTGGCAGCGCTCGGTGCCGCAGTTGTCGCCCAGGAGAGCATTGATAAGGGTATGAACAGATGA
- a CDS encoding SDR family oxidoreductase has product MELGLKEKVAIVTGGARGIGGSIVEGFAREGAFVVIGDILYEAAQELAEKLARSGARAIAVKTDVTKKLEADNLASTAIKEFGKIDILVNAAGITQDILLVDIDEADWDRILEVNAKSVFLVTKAVMPYMIAARYGKIVNISSRSGKEGMPGLSHYAASKFAVTGFTQASAKELAQYDINVNAVCPGILRTDMWEKILDARSARTGIPREEVWARAMETIPLKRPQVPEDIANVVLFLSSDISRNITGESVNVSGGARVD; this is encoded by the coding sequence ATGGAACTCGGGCTGAAAGAAAAAGTGGCCATCGTTACCGGCGGTGCCAGGGGCATCGGCGGGAGCATTGTTGAGGGATTTGCCAGGGAAGGCGCCTTCGTGGTAATCGGCGATATTTTATACGAGGCCGCCCAGGAACTGGCTGAGAAACTTGCCCGAAGCGGAGCCAGAGCCATAGCCGTCAAAACGGATGTGACCAAGAAGTTGGAAGCCGATAATCTGGCTTCTACCGCGATAAAGGAATTCGGCAAAATAGATATTCTGGTCAACGCTGCGGGTATTACTCAGGATATATTGCTGGTCGATATTGATGAAGCGGACTGGGACAGGATACTTGAAGTGAATGCGAAAAGCGTATTCCTGGTCACCAAGGCGGTGATGCCTTACATGATCGCTGCCAGGTACGGCAAAATCGTCAATATCTCTTCTCGCTCTGGTAAGGAAGGAATGCCAGGGCTGTCTCACTATGCCGCCTCGAAATTCGCCGTCACCGGCTTTACCCAGGCGAGCGCCAAAGAGCTGGCTCAGTATGATATCAACGTAAATGCCGTCTGTCCTGGTATCCTGCGTACTGATATGTGGGAAAAAATCCTTGATGCCCGCTCGGCACGCACCGGCATCCCGAGAGAAGAAGTCTGGGCGAGGGCGATGGAGACCATTCCGCTGAAGAGGCCTCAGGTTCCGGAGGATATCGCCAACGTGGTGCTATTTTTAAGCTCCGATATCTCCCGCAATATCACCGGAGAGTCGGTCAACGTCAGCGGCGGGGCGCGGGTGGACTAG
- a CDS encoding acyl carrier protein — protein sequence MTTLDELKKIIARIAHCSADEIEIDTALGDIKADSLHWVQIIIAAEELFNIEIDIEKMKEFTTIRDLVSYIDGLRS from the coding sequence ATGACAACACTGGATGAACTGAAGAAAATAATCGCACGGATTGCTCACTGCAGCGCCGATGAAATAGAGATAGACACGGCACTCGGAGATATCAAGGCCGATTCCTTGCACTGGGTGCAGATTATCATCGCTGCCGAAGAGTTGTTCAATATCGAAATCGATATTGAAAAGATGAAAGAATTTACGACGATAAGAGACCTGGTCAGTTATATTGACGGCTTAAGGTCGTAA
- the kduI gene encoding 5-dehydro-4-deoxy-D-glucuronate isomerase yields METRYSVDNVRYQRMTTDELRSSFLVDHLFQQEEITLLYSNVDRVIIGSAAPVERKLTLSSARELAAEYFTQRREIGVINVGGSGKVTVDGKEFGMENREGLYIGRGSRVIEFETTAHQSPALFYFLSYPAHCDYPTVHAKKAGAEAVHLGSKNEANERTIYKYIHPGGIQSCQLVMGFTELTEGSVWNTMPTHTHERRMEVYFYFDIPDGAVAFHLMGKPSETRHIVIRNRQAVISPSWSIHAGAGTANYTFIWGMGGENQDFGDVQHVDLESLK; encoded by the coding sequence ATGGAAACACGTTATTCGGTAGATAATGTCAGGTATCAACGTATGACGACCGATGAATTGCGTTCGTCATTTCTAGTCGATCATTTATTTCAGCAGGAAGAAATCACGCTCCTGTATTCAAATGTTGACCGTGTAATCATTGGTTCGGCGGCACCGGTCGAACGGAAGCTGACTCTTTCTTCAGCCAGGGAGTTGGCTGCGGAATATTTCACACAGCGTCGCGAGATCGGGGTGATTAACGTAGGGGGAAGCGGGAAGGTAACTGTAGACGGCAAGGAATTCGGTATGGAAAATCGGGAAGGGCTTTATATCGGTCGTGGCAGTCGGGTGATAGAATTCGAAACCACTGCCCATCAATCCCCGGCACTCTTTTATTTTCTCAGTTACCCCGCACACTGTGATTATCCGACCGTTCATGCAAAAAAAGCGGGCGCGGAAGCTGTACATCTGGGCTCAAAAAATGAAGCCAACGAACGAACGATATACAAATACATCCACCCGGGTGGCATCCAGAGTTGTCAGCTGGTTATGGGCTTTACCGAACTTACCGAAGGCAGTGTCTGGAATACAATGCCGACGCATACTCACGAACGACGGATGGAAGTCTATTTCTATTTTGATATTCCTGACGGAGCCGTGGCGTTTCATTTAATGGGTAAACCTTCTGAAACCAGGCATATTGTAATTAGAAACAGACAGGCGGTTATCTCACCCAGCTGGTCAATTCATGCCGGAGCCGGTACTGCCAATTATACATTTATCTGGGGCATGGGTGGAGAAAACCAGGACTTTGGCGACGTGCAACACGTCGATTTGGAAAGCTTGAAATAG
- a CDS encoding 2-hydroxyacyl-CoA dehydratase family protein, whose translation MTVSETKKNKINAIIRASRIITRMNKANPDAPKSEALYYEMLASYYTRLLNAHDEGKFIAAHTVFFPSEILYAMDIVPMHTEMTTWMMALFLGEQAEILSAGAALGLVPEICSPHRGLAGAFSLGALPRPDAMLWSNLICDNTAKSGELIMEINKCPGFYLDHPFQRSETEDKYLISELEDMIRFLEEKSGQKMDWDKLSEIVEKMDYQVELFREIGELRKAVPSPFPNRGFLQLLTTDYLCPGQPEAIAYLELLRDELAAMVREGKGAVSPERFRLMTLFVPPMYLMGFLEKIGQEYGMVSVVEPLFTRWAEGRLDPSKPLESVAKKTAMIPERRSMYGPLGQEALQDLIDCAEQYKVDGAVYWAFMGCRHTCATIKLFKDLLNEVDVPVLTIDCDIVDPTINSEDEIREKLEQFFELLEDR comes from the coding sequence GTGACGGTATCCGAGACCAAGAAAAATAAAATAAACGCCATTATACGGGCTTCCCGGATTATCACGCGGATGAACAAAGCGAACCCGGATGCACCGAAGAGCGAAGCGCTGTACTACGAGATGTTGGCCAGCTACTACACCCGCCTGTTGAATGCACATGATGAGGGCAAGTTCATCGCCGCCCATACCGTTTTTTTCCCCAGCGAGATTCTCTACGCCATGGATATCGTGCCGATGCACACGGAGATGACCACCTGGATGATGGCGCTGTTTCTGGGTGAGCAGGCGGAAATTCTCTCGGCCGGTGCCGCGCTGGGGCTGGTTCCCGAGATATGTTCCCCTCACCGCGGCCTCGCCGGCGCCTTCTCTCTGGGCGCACTGCCCCGACCCGATGCCATGCTCTGGTCCAACCTCATCTGCGATAATACAGCCAAGAGCGGCGAGTTGATAATGGAGATAAACAAGTGCCCCGGTTTCTATCTCGACCATCCGTTCCAGCGCAGCGAGACGGAAGACAAATACCTCATCAGTGAGCTGGAGGACATGATTCGTTTTCTGGAAGAGAAATCGGGGCAGAAGATGGACTGGGATAAGCTTTCCGAGATTGTGGAAAAGATGGACTACCAGGTGGAGCTATTCCGTGAGATTGGTGAGCTGCGCAAGGCGGTGCCGTCTCCGTTTCCCAACCGGGGCTTCTTACAGTTGCTGACCACTGATTATCTGTGTCCCGGCCAGCCAGAAGCCATTGCGTATCTGGAGCTACTGCGCGACGAACTGGCAGCAATGGTTCGTGAAGGGAAGGGCGCCGTTTCTCCAGAAAGGTTCCGCCTGATGACCCTTTTCGTGCCGCCGATGTACCTGATGGGATTTCTGGAGAAAATCGGGCAGGAATATGGCATGGTGAGCGTGGTGGAGCCGCTCTTCACTCGCTGGGCAGAGGGCAGGCTTGACCCGTCAAAACCGCTGGAAAGCGTGGCCAAGAAGACGGCCATGATACCGGAACGGCGCAGCATGTATGGTCCTCTCGGTCAGGAAGCACTGCAGGACCTCATTGACTGCGCCGAGCAGTACAAGGTTGATGGCGCCGTCTACTGGGCGTTTATGGGCTGCCGCCATACCTGCGCCACCATAAAACTGTTCAAAGATTTGCTCAATGAGGTCGATGTGCCGGTGCTGACCATCGACTGCGATATCGTTGACCCGACAATCAACTCTGAAGACGAGATACGTGAGAAACTGGAGCAGTTCTTCGAGTTGCTGGAAGACCGCTAG
- a CDS encoding 2-hydroxyacyl-CoA dehydratase family protein, with the protein MVIEVTQPTTVPLPTLEHFRQINDTYPKTEQILEHKRQGGKVFGWLCTYVPEEIIHAAGILPVRVTGYSREMELEDGNAYLYINNCSFSRSCLQMGLRGEYEFLDGMVAGSTCDGARRLFDLWQYYIKTPFNHILTVPRKYTERAHALYYQQVVQFKEHLEEFLGRQITDVQLLHSIEVFNRSRALLKQLYELRKADELPISGAETMEVLNASFRMPKEQFNQWLEELLEELSKSNIKHKGRARLMVVGSVMNNPEFVKSIESQGGLVVTDELCTSTRYWSDPVVLEKGQNPVQAISRRYLNNFPCARMVPSDERFKRVLNLVKEFRVDGVISQIIRYCVTYAHDLPLLRDRLNEVGVPILSLDVEYGTSGSGQIQTRVQAFMEMLEARKR; encoded by the coding sequence ATGGTGATAGAAGTTACACAACCAACCACGGTGCCACTGCCGACGCTGGAGCACTTTCGCCAGATAAACGATACTTATCCCAAAACCGAGCAAATTCTGGAGCATAAGCGTCAGGGAGGGAAAGTATTCGGCTGGCTCTGCACCTACGTTCCTGAGGAGATTATACACGCGGCGGGGATTCTTCCGGTCAGAGTCACCGGCTACTCCCGGGAAATGGAACTGGAGGACGGCAACGCGTATCTCTATATCAATAACTGCTCATTTTCACGAAGCTGTCTCCAGATGGGCCTCAGGGGCGAGTATGAGTTCCTCGATGGCATGGTCGCCGGTTCCACCTGTGACGGTGCCCGCCGTCTCTTCGACCTGTGGCAGTATTACATCAAGACGCCGTTCAACCATATTTTAACGGTGCCACGCAAGTATACCGAACGCGCTCACGCTCTTTATTACCAGCAGGTGGTGCAGTTCAAGGAACATCTGGAGGAATTTTTAGGTCGGCAGATAACCGATGTGCAATTGCTACACTCTATTGAGGTGTTTAACCGGTCGAGAGCCCTTCTGAAACAGCTCTATGAATTGCGGAAAGCCGATGAGTTGCCGATTTCCGGTGCCGAGACCATGGAGGTGCTGAACGCCAGCTTCCGTATGCCCAAAGAGCAGTTCAACCAGTGGCTGGAAGAGTTGCTTGAAGAACTGAGTAAATCGAACATCAAACACAAGGGCCGGGCGCGGTTGATGGTGGTGGGGAGCGTGATGAACAATCCCGAGTTCGTTAAGTCGATTGAGTCGCAGGGGGGACTGGTGGTGACGGATGAGCTCTGCACCAGCACTCGCTACTGGTCTGACCCGGTAGTTCTGGAAAAAGGACAAAATCCCGTTCAGGCAATCTCCAGACGCTATCTGAATAACTTCCCTTGTGCCCGCATGGTGCCTTCCGACGAGAGATTCAAACGTGTCCTCAACCTTGTTAAAGAGTTCAGAGTTGATGGCGTCATCAGCCAGATTATCCGCTACTGCGTTACCTATGCCCACGACCTGCCGCTGCTCAGAGACAGGCTAAATGAGGTAGGAGTGCCGATTCTGTCTCTTGATGTGGAATACGGCACTTCGGGGTCCGGGCAGATTCAGACCAGGGTACAGGCTTTTATGGAAATGCTGGAGGCAAGGAAAAGATAG